A stretch of DNA from Thermus sp. LT1-2-5:
GGCCAGCCTGGAGGAGCTGGAGGCCCTCCCCGGGGTGGGCCCGGTCTTGGCCCGGCGCATCCTGGAGGGAAGGCCCTATGGCCGGGTGGAAGACCTCCTTAGGGTGAAGGGCATTGGCCCCGCCACCCTGGAGCGCCTCAGGCCCTATGTCCGCCCTTAGAAGTTTGGGCCTGGGGCTTGGCGTAGGAGGCGCCTTGGGTGCCTTGGGACTCCTTTACCCTTGGGCTCTCCTCCTCGCCCTTCCCTTCCTTCCCCGCTTCCGCCTGCCCCTTTTGGCAGGGCTCGTCCTGGTCCTCCTGCGGGGGCTCCTCTTTCCCCTTCCCGAACCTCCCTACGGCCAAAGGCTGGAGGGTACCTTCGCTGTGCGGGGGGGCTTCGCCCAGATCCAAGGGCACCGCCTGTACCTCCACCACTACCCGCCCCTCCCCGACGGGGTCTACCGCCTCCGTGGCTACATCGCCCCGCCCGAGGGGAAGCGGAACCCAGGCGGGTTCGACCAGGCCACCTGGCTCCGCTCCTTAGAGGTGTTGGGGGTGTTCCACGTGGAACGGCAGGAAGCTCTTTCCCCCCTGCCAGACCCCCGCGCCGGGTGGCGCCAAC
This window harbors:
- a CDS encoding ComEA family DNA-binding protein; protein product: MGLGYLLAVALLALLALWPKVAPRPGPVRVEVYRQAAFQPPLIEPISLNQASLEELEALPGVGPVLARRILEGRPYGRVEDLLRVKGIGPATLERLRPYVRP